The Pungitius pungitius chromosome 14, fPunPun2.1, whole genome shotgun sequence genome contains the following window.
CACATCCAGACAATGACTGACGACACAATGCAGTCTAGATTTTGTCTTAAATACAACACACGCGTAATGTTAATTGTGTGCAGACTCTTAAAGCACTTTGGCCAATAATTGAGTGTACACAAGGTTAGCAAGGTTAGCTGCTTACAGATCTTTGACTCAGCATAGAAATGAAATCAACCCAAAGCCTTATTTATATTGAGTTtcagaataaataaattgaaCGTCACTTTAAGATAATGTTTGTTCGTATATTAGCCTGCCAGCCAATTGCTTCGTGTTAAGACAGTGACGCTAAATTGGTACATGCACTGGCTGTGGTTCTATGCAGACGGTTAGCTTGGGCTACGTAGCTAGCGGAGGAAGCTGGTGATGTGTGTCAAACCACCAAGGGTTTCAGTTTAAACGCTTACGAACCACTTTTCAACTGATTggaggtaaaataaataaagctttgTATTTCTTGTACATGTTTGGTAGCCTTTTTAGGGGCTCCACACAATGAAACATCTGCATATTTCTATACTGGAAGATATGATGTAGTGTTGCAATTTAAAAGGAGGGTTAATAACATCTTCTGCATCAATAAGTCTAGATTAACAAGTAATGGAATTCAACACTTAACTAGCCTCCAAGCActctttacatttatttttcacaagGAGACAATTTCAGAGAACATTGCGTCCTAATTAATGCAACAACTCATATGAGCTGATTAAGTTAGTGTTAATGGCGGTGATAGAAACTGTCGGTTAATTTCCCAAGGCGTCGGCCAGGTGAGAGCAGATGATTTTCCTCACTCTGATATCTTTATAATTTGCTTGCCAATGTTTCCCCCTGTCATCATAGAGCAAAATGCATCTGCAAAATAGATTAAAaagttaaacaaataaatgatataCAGTAAGGAAATGCAATATTTCAATCTTACATACCTCCCATATTTTCGATCCCATTCACCACAGTTTCCAGCACCTGCGGAGAGAAAGCAACATTATAGCTAAATGATGCACGGATACGGAGACACCCACAAAATCCaccacacatcatcatcatcatccgttTCCTCCTCACTTTGATTTGGCCTGATTGAACTCGCTGGCTGAGTTCACAGAGGGCAGCTTCAGCTTTGTTCATGTAGTTGAGCACCGTAAATCGCTCCCGTGTGATGTTCTTCCTTCGCAGTGTTTCCTTTATCTCCTCGCTCAGCGGCGGGGGATACGGCACGTCCTTGTTGTACTGTGAGATCTGCCCACAAAGGATCACGTGGCTGCCGCTGTTCATCTGGTGGTAAGACGGTTGGAGGTCAATGAGGGACAATGAGTTCATGAGACAGAAAAGACTCACCGATGCAACTCAGGAGGAAGCGCTTCAGAATCCACGGCCACCACTTCTAATTCTGCATGTGCCATGAGGGAAAAGAAACGGCAACTAACACCTCAGCccgaataaataaatgtacacaaCCACTGCTATGTTCTTCAAGCACAGACACAGCTCAAGCAGCACCTGTGTGATTACAGCATCACTGATGGCCCCTCCCACGTTGTCAAAGTAAACATCGATCCCGTCAGGGCAGCATTCAGTCAGTCTTGCAGGGACGTCCTCCCGCCGGTAGTTGATGGCAGATGAAAAGCCCAGGTCATCCACTAAAGCTCTGCATTTCTCATCAGAACCACAAATCCCAACCACTCTCACACAGCCATCCAGCCTGCCGATCTGGAAAAATAAGCAGGAGGAAGCGATACAATCAGGATTCACATCCTCTTCTCTGTAATCTAACCTCTGCAAATGTTTAGCAGGATTAGATCGGTTACGAGTTATTGTTGTTACCGACCATcttgcctttttatttcttacatTTAAGCCTGTTATAGagtttagaaaaatatttttaaaaaaaatctgtatacAAGAGAGTAAACATGTAGAAATAAAGGCATTTCAAAAATGCCATTTCGATGCATTTCGGCAATATCTCAGACAGCTATAACTGTAGTTACCTGTCCAGCTATGGAGCCACAGGCCCCAGCAGCGCCGCTCACCACCATGGTCTGATCGGCCCCTTTGGTCACATTACCCTTCTCCCTCACGCCCAACAGAGCAGTGAGGCCTGTAATGCCAACTGCACCCAAAAAGTAAGACACGCGTCCATCAACCAATTTTGGATCAACCTGCAGTATAAACAGAAGGTATTATCACATTCAGTATTTATTTGCAGAAGGCTTGCTTGTCACTTGCAAGGGACTTTTAgtacatgcatgcatttcaAAAGCATTATTCAAAATGATGCAAGAGGGAAATATGGACTTTATCCTAATGTTGTTGACACACAGCGCCATGCCACACCTTCTGCAGGGCACTTCCGTTCATGACAGCATAGGTCTGCCAAGGCCAGTTGAATGAAGTGACCACATCTCCCTCACTGCAAGGGCTGCAGCGGCTGGACTCAACCACGCCGACCCCTCCGCCgtccacacactcacagagttGCCATGGGGTCACATAGTCAACACCGGTGTCTTCATTCATTCTGCATCGCTGGGAAGCAATACAACAGTAGGAGAAGTATGAGTGATGGAAATGGTTTTATGTTCAACTCTATGGATAAGACACGTCGAGTTGACTGATATTACTTGGTATCACTTGTGTGGTCTTAATTGCAGGGACAAGAAGAAGCGTGTATTGTTTTGTAACAGTAATTTAGCTCGGGATCTATTTGTGGGCGAGCAgattaaaatcacaaaaaatcaTTACAATTCAGACTGAACCAATAGCATAGACTGTGTGATTAATACCATGTAAGGGTCGACTGATAAGCAAAGCGTCCGAACAAGGACCTCCCCATCTTTGAGGTCACGTGACAAAGTCGTCTCCTCAAGACGGAAGTTTTCAGCAACCGGCGCTCCATTATTACCTTTAAGCGTAAATAAAGAGCCACAATAAAGCCACGCGTGTGCATTCATGTTGAAGCAACGAGTGTCACATTCTATTATAAAATCAATAATTAAAAGTTTCCAACCTGGTCTTGAGTTGAGGACGACCCTCTGCACCTGCATCCTTGAAAAGTAACCTTAGCTTTGTTTTCTAACGCTAACTGGTACAGA
Protein-coding sequences here:
- the ptgr2 gene encoding prostaglandin reductase 2 gives rise to the protein MQVQRVVLNSRPGNNGAPVAENFRLEETTLSRDLKDGEVLVRTLCLSVDPYMRCRMNEDTGVDYVTPWQLCECVDGGGVGVVESSRCSPCSEGDVVTSFNWPWQTYAVMNGSALQKVDPKLVDGRVSYFLGAVGITGLTALLGVREKGNVTKGADQTMVVSGAAGACGSIAGQIGRLDGCVRVVGICGSDEKCRALVDDLGFSSAINYRREDVPARLTECCPDGIDVYFDNVGGAISDAVITQMNSGSHVILCGQISQYNKDVPYPPPLSEEIKETLRRKNITRERFTVLNYMNKAEAALCELSQRVQSGQIKVLETVVNGIENMGDAFCSMMTGGNIGKQIIKISE